From the Desulfuromonas thiophila genome, the window GCTCGAATAATCCACATAATGTCGTCAAGGCAACGATGAATGCCTTAGGGCAACTCAAAAGCGCTGAAGAAATTCTGTCCCGGCGGGGCATTGAGGCCTGAGTAAGGGCGGGAGTGGTGAGTCATGAGCCAGCAATTGAAAGTAACACTGAAGAAAAGTGGGATTGGGCGCAGTGCCTATTTTACCCGGGTACTTAAGGGTATGGGACTGACAAAGCTGAACAAGACGGTCGTTCTTCCGGATACGCCGGAAATGCGTGGCATGGTCAATAAGGTCAGCCACATGGTGTCTCTCGAAGAGTGCTGATAAGGGACAAGTGCTATGGATCTGAGTAATCTCAGCCCGGCTGCGGGCTCCGTGAAAAAAAGAAAACGTATTGGCCGCGGACCCGGTTCGGGTAATGGTAAGACCGCCGGCAAGGGCCATAAGGGTCAAAATGCTCGCTCCGGCGGTGGTGTGAAGCCAGGTTTTGAGGGTGGGCAGATGCCTTTGCAGCGCCGGCTGCCCAAGCGTGGCTTTACGCCGCTTGACAAAAAAGTGTATGCCTTGGTTAATCTGCGCGATCTTGATACTTTCGAGGCAGGGTCAGTGGTTGATCCGCAGCAACTGATCGCGGCAGGCCTTGTCCGCCAGATTGGTGACGGTGTCAAGGTTCTTGGTGATGGTGAGCTGACAAAGGCAGTGACCGTGAAGGCGCACCGATTCAGCCGTTCTGCCCAAGAAAAAATCGCTGCCGCT encodes:
- the rpmD gene encoding 50S ribosomal protein L30 encodes the protein MSQQLKVTLKKSGIGRSAYFTRVLKGMGLTKLNKTVVLPDTPEMRGMVNKVSHMVSLEEC
- the rplO gene encoding 50S ribosomal protein L15, whose protein sequence is MDLSNLSPAAGSVKKRKRIGRGPGSGNGKTAGKGHKGQNARSGGGVKPGFEGGQMPLQRRLPKRGFTPLDKKVYALVNLRDLDTFEAGSVVDPQQLIAAGLVRQIGDGVKVLGDGELTKAVTVKAHRFSRSAQEKIAAAGGTVEVL